GTATCACACTTTTTATCACTTCTTGCCTTTTGCAAAATTAATATAAAGCCGGAAATCACTATTTGATTAGCTGGCAGTGTGGCGTTCTGCTTTAACCCTGCTTCTGGGGAGCTGAGTTCAGGAATGGTTTAAGGCATAGTTGGCGTATGTAAGTGCAAAAGACGAGATGGTTTGTCCGGGCTGGATGGCTCGATGGCCCCGTCCCAAGTCCTCGATGGCCGACTAGCTGGAATGGAAATAATCTCGGGTCACGCTGCTGCGTATGCTGACCGCCGACCGCTCGAGTGACGACTCGTTCTTCGTCGTTCTGACGTGCCTAATAGGATCGAACCTGAATTTTggtctttctttttatgttgCACATTTTTAGTCTTTCGATTCATATTTTTCAGAGTATTACATAATATTCCATTTACTCCCGTTCgcgaattttatttaaaaaatttagcaaaaataaaattcgcaACAAAAGATTCAGGTGCCTACTGGGCTTACTTTTTTTGGCAAAACCTTGATCACCATAACATTTATGCAACTCATGTaatagtaaagaaaaaaaaatatatttccaaaatcatgtattcttttttttttacacaaagatATCAGGATAAATGACCTATTTCAGCAATTTCGTCATGTAAGGGCCTTCAAGTTCGTAACCCAATTTTCGGTAATAATTTCGAGTCCCAACTCCAGAGATGACGGCAATTTTGAAGGACTTGTGCTCTTCTTTGGATATGCGTGCCGCTTCCTCCATCAAAAGTGTTCCGAAACCCTggtgttgaaattttctcggGTCTCTGCCACTAACCGGTACAACACTGCCATAAACGTGTAGCTCTCGAACAATTGATACTCCTCCTTGTAACTCTGGGCGGAAAGCTTGTGGCGAACACTTGCGTAGTCGTAGCAAACCGATCAAAATGTCTTTTTCTGGATCTTCATACGAAAGGAACGTCTCCCATCCACCATTAGCGACGTAGTCTCGACGAATCAATTCGACCTAATCAGATTTGGAAATGTTGTAAAttcagttcttttttcttttgcgatGGCTGCAGAGGTAAAGATTTAATGTACTTACTTCATAAGGACGGACTTTATGATGCACTTCTTGAATTCCTACTTCTCTGGTCCTGACATCTCTGCAATCGATTCCAAATTCGACCATTCTCGCTAATGCCAATTCGCGAAGGTTACCGTTTTCTACTCCAGAGCTATACGGGGGGATTCGATGAATGAAGTTTAATTTCTGCGTAAAACTTTTGCATTGCAACTACAATTTGGGTAACCTACCTTACAAGTGGCATAGGAATATCTCTCTGTACTCGGTAAATTCGGGTCCACGGGGGTACCAATGCCAAAATTTTTGCTACAAGATCGACTAAAACATTCGGATGATAGGATCGGTAACGGCCTGTTTTCCAgagctaaaataaaattttgttttgtacttTTACGACCATTAACTGTATTTAATTGAAAGTTACCTCGTACAGACCAGTTCCTCGAATAACCAGTGTAGGATAAATTTTTAATCCATCAGCTCTAAACAGAGGATTCTCAAAAAATTCCTGTAAAGtaaaaaatcgattttcagaatttgttttaaatcatgTAAAGTAAAAAGGGAATCTTACAATGAATTGATCAATATCTCTTTCTAAACCGATGTTTGGCAAATCTGGCATCATGTgagaaacaattttgaaacCAGAATCTTTTCCCAAATGAAAGCTTTCACACACAGCCTTAACGGTGTGGCCTCGATTTGTGTCTCGCGCTATGTCTTCGTAAACCTAATGTAAAGCTAGTTAATAATGACCGTCtctgaaattcaattttgagcTTGATTACCGACTGAACCCCAATTTCCAATCGCGTGCAGCCATATTTCAACATATCAGACTGGTGTCGTTTCAAACAGTAATCGGGTCGTGTTTCGATCGTGATTCCGATGCATTTGGTCAGGCTTCTTTCAGAGTATTCCACAGccttggaatttaaaaaaaatcaaccaatGTTTAGGTTCTCTAAGGGAACAAGTAAATTTTTCGCACCTGATTCACATCACTGCTGGTATGACCGGATAGAGCGTCATGCAAGTTTCTGATGAAATAATCCCTGTAATCTTCCGGAAGCGACATGAAAGTTCCTCCCATTACTATGAACTCTACCTTGTCCACACTATGGCCAAGCTGCTTCAGCTGTAAcgcaaatgaaaaacattgTTATCAGAAGCAATGATTGGTAAAAATCGACGAAATGCAATGCTTACCTGTTCAACTCTTTGTCGTGTTTGAAGATACGGGTTGTACCTgcaacatatttatttttaaatgaatgctttctaataaaaatggaatttacAATAAATAACCTGGCTCTGATGGCACGCATAGAGGTTGGCTCGTAACCAGTGTAGGATTGAGTAGAATATTCAAAGTCTGAATCAGGTCCTCCAGGACAGTACACACATATGTTTCCAGTCATATTAATGTGAGGACATCGGTGAGGCTTACACATAACAGCGACAACAGCAATCTAAAAAACAATGGTGTGGATCTCATTAAAATTGTAGAAATTGTGTTTAAAAATGTCTCGTACCCCACTAGCTGTTCGAATTGGTTTGGCTTTCAGTTTGGGAACCAAAATTTTCCTGTGTTCAAGGGGTACTGCAGCGATGATGTCAACCAACTGGAGAATGGAGAAACGAGTAAAATTACCAAACATATTTGCAAAGTTTCTTGACATACCTTTGGTGTAGATGGCAAACCATACTTGGAAGAAATCTGTGTCTTGATCTTATTAAGGTTCAGATCTTTTCCACTCTCATGGGCTTTTAATAGTTCTTGGATAATGTCACTGATTGCCAGCACAGACAATTCAATGAGCGAAAACTTGGAATATTCAGCTGGAGGCATATTGATTTAGTGATTATTAACACACTCAATTGTGACTtttgtaatttgtttttcgttcttGTCGATGATGAAACAAAACAGCATGAAAACAGTAAAGGGGCAATAGCCTAGCAGACAATGAAATCTGGACACATGTGGAGTCGGAACTATTCCGCTTGGCGCTGCCGTAGCTTTCGGAAGGACAGGGAtcggcaaaaaaacaaaaagattgcGCGAAGTTTAAAATTGATCGTAATTTTGCTTTTACAAatctcatattttttttactgatgacGTGATGAGCACCATTTTCTGTAGTGTACGAAATTGCTTCAAgatcttcaattcaattcaattcaagctTAGTACGATTTTATTGGCTTTGATTTTAACCTTtggcaaaaaaatttccaatgaaATTATACGGGGTataatttaaagttttaaaatatttcatttcaaaacgaAGGAATAAAAGCTTAAAAGTTTTCTGTAATTTTGAGATGAACGTAAAATGATttctaaacgaaaaaaaaaacgaaaatattgATCGCTAGATGACGTTTGCTTGCGTCGCTTTTCCTCCTCCGATGAAAAGCTGTTTGACTGGatttgttttatattattcGGAACTGGGGTGAGGGATAAAAAGGGGGAGGGGAGAAACCGGGAGAGGAGGGTGGGGGGACGCTATGCGAAACGACGCTCAGCTTCTCTCGTGTTTTTACGATTGCGCGCAACGAAAAAGCTCCGGGAGCTTTATTCGCAAAGTCTCGTGTGTGACAGCGCATCGCAGCCTGTTCCCGGTTTGGATTGATGGCCGATAATAATTCAGATGAAAGGCGACTGGACCCCCGTATTTATTACGACCTACCATTAAATTCTCTCAAACCCtcggtcccttttttttcttcttcttcattttattgGATTCAAGatttagctctctctctctcaccctcCACGATGGGGGTGATGCCGTGATGGAGAGGAGATATATCTCAGCTCTTCACATCAGGTCCATCATCAATTTATAGCAACAGATTGCGTGAGAATTCACGTTGCCATGGACGCTATAGCGCCAAAAGGGATGAAGTAATAGTAGTCATCTTGGCTACACAATGCGGTCTTGATGCTTCAACTTTATAGAGAGTGaagggtaaaaaataaatcgacgAGGAGGACGGAGGAAGAACTCATTTCATTTCCGGCTTTCGACGAAGCACGCGCTGCCCGCGCTCGCACTTTTTACGACGTATTCAATCCCGTTGACTTTTACGAGCCCAGGAGAGTTTTGTTACGTTTTACACTGGATGCGAGGATGGCTACTATTTcgttgctgtttttttttttactttttttccgtcttttttctttcctttcgccCCTGTCTGTATGTTGTGGGgggtttgttgtttgtgtgtgtctcccgacaacacacacacaaacacacca
The sequence above is drawn from the Daphnia pulicaria isolate SC F1-1A chromosome 1, SC_F0-13Bv2, whole genome shotgun sequence genome and encodes:
- the LOC124346513 gene encoding elongator complex protein 3, which translates into the protein MPPAEYSKFSLIELSVLAISDIIQELLKAHESGKDLNLNKIKTQISSKYGLPSTPKLVDIIAAVPLEHRKILVPKLKAKPIRTASGIAVVAVMCKPHRCPHINMTGNICVYCPGGPDSDFEYSTQSYTGYEPTSMRAIRARYNPYLQTRQRVEQLKQLGHSVDKVEFIVMGGTFMSLPEDYRDYFIRNLHDALSGHTSSDVNQAVEYSERSLTKCIGITIETRPDYCLKRHQSDMLKYGCTRLEIGVQSVYEDIARDTNRGHTVKAVCESFHLGKDSGFKIVSHMMPDLPNIGLERDIDQFIEFFENPLFRADGLKIYPTLVIRGTGLYELWKTGRYRSYHPNVLVDLVAKILALVPPWTRIYRVQRDIPMPLVSSGVENGNLRELALARMVEFGIDCRDVRTREVGIQEVHHKVRPYEVELIRRDYVANGGWETFLSYEDPEKDILIGLLRLRKCSPQAFRPELQGGVSIVRELHVYGSVVPVSGRDPRKFQHQGFGTLLMEEAARISKEEHKSFKIAVISGVGTRNYYRKLGYELEGPYMTKLLK